GAATATATTGAAAATTAATGCAAAATATACAGAATCTTAATGTTTTAATACCATATATACTTATCACTTTTCATGCGCATACAATGCATGCTGGACCACATTATTCATTAAATCAAATCAACTAATGCTACAAATAGTGCCAACGATGTGTATATATACTTGCACACGTAAAGAGATATCTCCCcacgaagagagagagagagagagagagagagagagagagagagagagagagagagagagagagagagagaagcacgCACTCTCTATGACTATGTCAAATatcgttctcctcctcctcgtcctggCACCCCTTCGCATGGCGGCCGCAAGCTCGGACTGTATCCCCGGGGGGCAGCACATGGAGGCGTCTTTTGCTTGTAGCATGATGTGGTTGTCGAAGCCACAACAAGATCTCTGCGTCCGCATCATGATCTGGGGCGGCATCGACATGTCCGTGTCGCACAAGGAGGACCAAACCGGGTACGTGACCCTTGCTGCATGGTTCGCCGTGGAATCTTTTGAAGTCACGCGGATCGCCGCGAGGAACCAGCTCAGCCATAACACATCGCTCTCCGGACAGGAGAGGCACGCCTACGAGGGGTGCATGAAGGACTACGCGCTAGCGGGCAGATCCATCACCCGCGTCGCCAACGAGATGCTACCCAGCTGCCGCTTCACGCACCTCAGCTACGAGTACAACCATGCGCTAAATAGCATAGTTAGTTGTATGAATCGGCTGTCGGCGCTGACTCAGGTGAACACACCGTTGTACCCCATGGTGTTGGCTGACCAGGACAAAGCAGTGCTGGCGTACCATCTTGCTACTCTGATAGGTGTAGTGTGATAGATGAAGAGGCAGTACGTACGCCAAAGAGCAAACAGTAAAATAAACATTGGGTACACCGCTACATAGTTTTACATGTGTGATGTATTGTCAGAGTTGGATCCATGATTTGGTGCCAGGTCTGGCTAATCTATCTATCAAGTTACTATAAGCTCCCTCAAATTCGAGGCTGCTGATGTGTCATAGTGTTAGGGCATTCCAACGGCAACCCGCAAAAATTCTCCCGTATCCGTCCGTGGACAGGGGACGGGTAGTTCTTCAGAGTGATTGGTGTAGAGtagtaggttcaatcttgcggtgatcCATCTCAATGACAGAAAGGGAAcgggcatgtattgtattgttgccactaaggataaaacgatgatTTCCTTATCACACTTGGATTGTAGTTCCATTAAGATAGAATTCTTTGCGATAAAACAACCTAGGGTGATGTAAGGGAGGTAAATAGTAAAAGGTAACAGATATATAGCAACGGAAGATGAGAGAGTATGAAAGCATGTAAACCTAGAGCAATAGCATGATGAGCCAAGAAATCCCCGTGCCTTGTTCCATCTGTGAAAAAGAAGGCTCCTAAGTTTCTAGATTTTGTATTGGAAAATCATGTATTGCACGGCACCATACTATAAAAATGGAATACGTACTCTCCTCTGGCTCAATAAAAAATTGTTGCACGACACCAAAATACACGTGCTAGCATCACGCCACTTGTACTAGAACAAACATTTATGCACTACTATCATTTATGTATAACTAGATGATCTATTGCATCAATTGGCGCAGAGACCAACTTGTCGACACAGTCCGAAAGTAAAACGAACTATTTAAATGATTTTTCCCTCAATTTTTTGCAAATGATTATGTTCATACTGAGTTTCTATTTGCCTCAACGACAACATGATAGAAAGGCAATGTGAACGATGGGCTTCTGTTGCTTGTGTTCTATTAGGCAAGGTTTTGTACGGTGTCATGACTTCTCGCCGATGTGCCCCCTTGAACGGAAGACGTGTTCTTGGATCTGGGTGTGGTTTTTGAGCGCTGGCTAGACATTGAGACCCTTGTGGGTGGAAGGATCATGTCATGTTGGCTGGCGTTGGACCACTATGGTTGATCGGATGACGTGTTCTGCCATCTCTCCCGACCTTTTACCCCTGCCGCCTGGCCGACTAGCGTATATACTTCACATGCTCGTTGATCCCACTCATAACTTGCCTTCCCGGTGTCCTACCGTCTCGGAGGGATTGTGTGCTTCTTTTCTAAGCGGAGGGCCTGATGAGCACGTTGCGCGGTGCTACCACCCATTGCCTCCATTCGGATGCAGAGGCCTGTAGCCTTCCCGAACCCTGGCCATTGCAAGCCCTACTCGGACAACACCCATTCGATGCTTTCAACTGTTGTCCTCGATCTCATGTAGAGGTGCTCTTTCGCACCCACTctcttgtcaccatggatcttggctTGCTAGCTTATTTGGCATGCTTACCCGGCTTTTGAACGCCTCATGGTCTATAGGCCCAGCAAACCTGTGTCGTGTGGTTGCTCTCGGGCACGCGCTCTTTCAAACAGACGACCAAGGCATGTCCGTGCACAACTAATTGGTCCGGGTAGACAACCGGGACGTGATGGGGATCACACTTGATAAGGTTGGCGAGTAGGATATTTGAGTTATAACTGGAACGCAAACTTATTTTCTCTATCGTCTCCTTTCGTTATCCGTTGCGCCAATTGGCGCAGGGACCAAACGATTACTTTCATCGTCCATAGCTTTCTTTGGAAGTTTGTTTTTAATAGATGACTCGATGTGCCAATTGTTGCATAGGCGAAATGCGGACAAATAATGAAGCAAACTATTTAAAGGATTTTTCCTCAACTGTTTGCAAATAATTATATCCATTATGCATTTTATTTGCCTTGACGACGATCATTGATGATTGCTTTCTTTAGGGATTTATTTTTATCAAAGAACAACCTTTAGgatgtaacgcccggataattaagctacagtaatcctctACTAATGATGTCACGTCACCTCGATTTCTATTAATaaactcgcgttagttcaaaacgattcaaattcaaattttaattaaaggcaatcaataaaagttttcaaatattaaaactaaaatgttcggagtgagccaaataatgcataggtaattatggcggagaaaccacatttttacaaaatgtttaaatactctaaaataatttaaaccgtagcaaaaacaattatataAATGCCTTTGGTATTTTATAAATTGCTAAACTATTTTAATTCGGGGTAAAACTTTTTATGACAGTGGGTTATTCTGAAACATTATTTTAGGGGCTATTGTTATATTTTACTGACCTAAAATTAATGTGTAACTAAaatgaaaacagaaaagaaaaaatgaataaaagaaaaggaaataaataaaatagattttttttaaGGTCTATTCTACTGGGCACTATGGCCCAACTAGCAAACTGGCCGGCCTAGCCCACCTTGCTCCATCCCCTCCTCATGCTACAGAGGACAGTGGAGGGCGTGGCGGCCATCCGCCGGCCATGGCCGTGCCAGGTCGTGTGTGGCGCCATCCCCGACCTCCTCGACACCTTCAAGGCATCCCCCGCGGCCTCGCAAACCCTAGCAACCCCACTCTCCCACTCTCTCCCTAGATCCTCCTCCCCGCACACACACCCGAACGCCCCCATCGCCATGGCCCTCGTCGATCCCGTGGTCACTGCTCTCCCCGTCGCCTAGGACTGTGCCAGGAGCTTCTCCCGCCTCCGCTGCTTCCTCTACGCTGAAGGACGCGAGCCGAGTGCCTCTGCTTCGATCGGATCGAGGTCATCTTCAACCTCCGCCCCGCCGCTCGCCGTCTTCGATTCGGCCTCACTGGAGCCTCCCCAAGCCCGCTTTGCTCACCTACAGGTTCGATGTGAGCCCCTCCCCCGATTCCCCTTCTTTCCCCCTTCGATCCGTGCCCGTAGTGGTCACCCCATGAGCTCCGTCCGCCATGCCCGATGGAGCTCAGCGTCCGCGCGCGCCCGcgtactgctgctgctgctcctggCTACGCCCTCCGTGGCTCTCCGCCGTGCCCCCCGCCCAGCCCGCGCGCCCGTGCCGCGCCCTGCTACTGTCGTTGCTGCTGCGCTGCTTCTACTTGACATTGATGCTCCTGCTGTGCCGCTACAGCTGCTCTGcttgctactgctgctgctatgCGCTGTCGCTGCTCTCTGCTCCGCTACCCTTGCTAGCTGCCGATGTTGCTGCCTCCTTTTCCCTGCTGCTCACGTCGCGCGCCGTGCTCGCGCATCGCTGCCGGCTGCGACCCAGCCACCCCTGGCCTCGCCTGGCCCGCGCCCGCGCTCCCCCTGCTGCTCGCCGTAGTTGCCGCTGTAGCCGTTGCCGCTTCTGCTATCGTGGCCGGCCCTTGCCTCGAGCAGGCAGGCCCCCAGGTCGGCTGTGTCCCTGCTAGATCGGGCCGGCCCATAATGATTGGGGATTAGCCCCCTGTTAAGTTATTTTTTAGTTTGTGTTTAGTTAAACTGCTTAACTAAAATATTTTCAATAGATGTACACTGACACGTGGGCCACCCTCTAATAACCCATAAATTAGGAATTAACTAAGCACGGTTAGAAAACCACAAAGTATGACAACTGGGCCCCACCTACCTtatttgaccagtcaacagtcaAACCAGTTGACTGTTGACCGAGCTGTTGACTTGGTCAACTTGGCCCTCTGGACCACTAGTCAGCCTCTCGGTGGGTTTACTTTTGGGTATGCTTAGCAAATTCTGTTTCTAATTTCGAATTAATAATAAATTCATGAATTTTAGAAAaactttaaaactttagaaaatcatagaaaataattcgtaactcggatgaaaatactttgtacatgaaagttgctcagaacgacgagatgaatccggatacgcagcccgttcgtccgccacacgtccctagcatagcgaacatgcaaccttccccctctggttcgtctgtccgaatatgccaaacatcggga
The Aegilops tauschii subsp. strangulata cultivar AL8/78 chromosome 3, Aet v6.0, whole genome shotgun sequence genome window above contains:
- the LOC109738772 gene encoding uncharacterized protein → MTMSNIVLLLLVLAPLRMAAASSDCIPGGQHMEASFACSMMWLSKPQQDLCVRIMIWGGIDMSVSHKEDQTGYVTLAAWFAVESFEVTRIAARNQLSHNTSLSGQERHAYEGCMKDYALAGRSITRVANEMLPSCRFTHLSYEYNHALNSIVSCMNRLSALTQVNTPLYPMVLADQDKAVLAYHLATLIGVV